From the Nitrospirota bacterium genome, the window TTTTTCTCTTTCTTCTTTTAAGCCTGCCAGCAGCGCTTCCTCTGAAAGCCCGGAAGCCTTGATAATCTTTCTAATCTGTCTTCTCGCTTCGTCGAGTTCGAGCCTTTTGGGCGTGATTATTACAGAGTCACCCACAGGAATTATAGAAACTACCTGTCCTTCCTCAAGATGGCTTGCGCTTCTTATTTTCTTTGGGATAGTCAGTTGCCCTCTGGACTTTATCTCAGTCACTGCTGTTTTGACAGTCTCCATAGTTCCTCCTTATACTACAAATTCTGATTTCAGAATATCAGAAATCAGAATAATTTGCAATAGCTCACTATTCATATCCGAAAACAGTAAGCCCCGAATGAAAAGCCTTTGCTATGCCTCCCCACACTGTATGACGGATAAATATCCATGTTATAATCCATCAGGTATTTCTGCATGGACACGATAGAAAAGCTTAAAATCCTTTCAAATGATTCGCAATATGACCTCGCCTGCGCTTGCGGAACCAATAAAGATGACCGCAGAAGGAGGGGGCTTGACGGCAAATGGCTCTATCCCGTAACGCTTCCAAATGGCGGTTATTCCATACTTTTGAAGACCCTTCTTTCCAACGCCTGTTCAAACGACTGCAAATATTGCCCCCTGCGGTCTGAAAACAGCGTGCGTCGCTGTACGCTCCGGCCCGAGGAAGTCGCAAATATTTTTATGGAATATTTGAGAAAGAAAAAAGTTTTTGGGTTGTTTTTGAGTTCAGGTGTCATCGGTAATCCGGATTACACGATGGACAGGATCAATGCGGTTGCGCGCATTCTGAGATACAAGCATAATTTCAAGGGCTACATCCATCTGAAAGTCATTCCCGGGGCCTCGGATGCCGCCATAGAAGATTCCATGAAACTCGCAAGCGCAGTGTCGCTCAATATTGAAGCTCCGGGCAAAAAGCGCTTTGACCTGCTTTCAGATAAAAAGGATTATATCAATGATATCGTCCGCCCCTTAAAGCTCATGGCAAGGCTCACAATGCAGGTTCAGAGGTTTTCAAGGGTTAAATGCACCACCCAGTTTATCGTCGGAGCATCGGACGAGCCTGACTCGGAGATTATAGAATCAATGTTCGGCATCTACAAGCGGCTTAAATTTCAGCGTGTCTATTTTTCAGCTTATCAGAAAGGCTTGGGGCATCCCGACATTCCGGGGGAGAAGCGATTGCTTCCAGATACTCAAAACATATTCATGCGTGAGCACCGGCTGTATCAGACTGATTTTCTTATTCGCAGGTACGGCTTTAAAAATGAGGATATTGTTTTTGACAAAAGCGGCAACCTGAGTCTTGATAAAGACCCAAAGCAGATATGGGCAGATACGCATCCTGAATTTTATCCCATAAAAATCAACATCGCGGATAAAGAGGCTCTGCTCAGAGTCCCCGGACTCGGGCTTGAGTCGGTAGCGCGGATTTTAAAGGCAAGGCGTGAGAGAAAAATCTTCGGCATTGAGGATTTAGGGATAAAAGGCAGAAGGGCTGAGAAGATAAAGCAATATGCAGTTTGCGGGTAAACGGGAATGGATGCCATCAAAAGTGTTTCAACCCTTGAATATGAAATAAACCGCGCCCATAAGGCAGAGTCCTGCCCAGAGGTAATTCATCTTAACAGGCTGGTCCATGTAAAAGACCGCAAAAGGAATAAAGACAGAGAGTGTTACGACTTCCTGAAGTATCTTAAGCTGTGAAAGGTTCATCTCAGTATATCCTATGCGGTTTGCCGGAACCTGAAGCAGGTATTCAACGGATGCTATGCTCCAGCTTGCCATCGCAGCTATATACCATGCCTTGTTGTTAAGGTTTTTCAGATGGGCATACCACGCAAATGTCATGAACACATTTGAAAGGATAAGCAGTAAAGTTGTTTTTGCAATAACCGGCATTCTTACACCTCTCTAAAAACGAAACTATTTTATTTTAACATGGATCGAGGAGGAGCATCGAGTAAGCTGAATTGCGCTTTGATATAAAATAGTACTTGACATACTATACAGGATAGTGATATACAGTATAGTATATCCATGAGGGAGGGAATTTATGTCAACAATCGATTTAATCATTCTGGGTTTTCTGTTAGACAGGCCGATGAATGCTTATGAGCTCGCTTCCTTTATAACTGAAAAACAAATTGGCCGATTTCTGAAAATTAGTGCTCCTGCTATATATAAAAGTTGTAAACGCCTTTATGCAGCTGGGTTTTTAGATGGAGAGGCGGTTAAGAAAAGCGGTCTGCCTGAAAAAACTGTTTACAGGATCAATAAAAAGGGGAGGGAAAGGTTTCTTGCCTTAATGGAACGTTTCTCATCGCATTTTGCGCCCTTCCTTTTAGATTGTAATGCTTTCATCTGGAACATTGAAAAGGTCGAAAAAAAACATGGCCTAAAAATGCTAAGGAATCTAAGGGATGAATTATCTGCTCTCAATCAATGGATCCCTCAGCATGAAAAAGAAGAATCTGACAATCTGTCTTTTGCAGCCAAGGCGATTATTAAACAATATCGCATGACAATTTCAGCGCTTCTCAGATGGAGTGAAGAGGTTATCATGGATTATAACAAATTAAAATAGGTGGAAATAAATTATGACTGATTTATTGCAAGAGACTAAACAAACAACGCCGATTGCCAAGCTGTTCTTGTTAAGCATTGCGCTTACGGTAATCCTGGCGTCCATAACTCATGCCTATGAGTTTGGACACCGCGCATTCATTGCCGGGTTTATCCTCATCTCTCTTCTTTGCGTTTTGAACATTATGTGTCGGCGTACGAGCAACAAGATCTTTCTCGTATTCTATGGATTACTCAATGCCTGGGTTATTATCGGGTTCGGTCTGTTCAACGGTTTTTGGAACCACGTGTTCAAAGTGTTTCTTAATTACCTGCACAACGGATATTTGCCGCCTTTTCTGGCGAAGCTTTTTATGACTCCTCAATTAGGGAGCTTCTTTTTTGAGGGTGTGGGGATGCTCACTTTCGTTGTGAGCATGTTTGCTGCGTATTACGGGTATAAATTCATCAAGGAGAAATGATATGTCAAATTTTATTCAGTTCAATCATGTTTCCAGGTGGTTCGAGTCGGCGTCAGGCCACTTTGACGCTCTGAAGAACATTGACCTCCATATCGAACAGGGGAAGCATGTGGCGATTGTCGGCAAGTCGGGGAGTGGCAAATCCACCCTGCTCAATATGTTGACAGGCATTGACCATCCCAGCCAGGGAACCGTCAAGATTAATTCCACCGATGTCCACACATTGAACGAAAGCCGCTTGGCAAAGTGGCGGGGAGAGAATGTCGGCATAGTCTTTCAGTTCTTTCAGCTTATTCCAACCCTCAGCATCCGGGAAAACCTGCTGCTGGCCATGGACTTCGTCGGTAGCATTCCAAAGAATGAGCGCAACAATCGGGCTGAGGCGCTGCTTGCGCAGGTAGGCATCTTGCAGCATGCAGACAAGCTGCCTGCCGCATTGTCCGGCGGGGAGCAGCAGCGGGCCGCCATTGCCCGCGCGCTGGCCAATGACCCGCCGATTCTGGTGGCGGACGAACCTACCGGGAATTTAGACAGCAAGACCACCGAGGCCATTCAAAGACTGTTTGCCGATCTGGTAAAAAACGGTAAAACGGTCATTGTGGTGACACACGAAAACATATCCAATTCTGAATACAGCCGTATCATATCGCTTAGCGACGGAGCGGTTGTAAGCGACAGAAAGAATTAACGGAAGGTTTATATGCATGCAGCCATTGTAATTATCATTGCGGCAGTCGTAGCTAAATTGAAAGGAATTATTCCCATGAACATGAAAGTTAGAAAAGTTATCGGCGATTTTCGGGTCAATCCGGGCCGCATAGTGCTTGTCATCTTTGCCTTAATAATCGGTCTCTGGGGAGTCGGGTCCATCCTTGTGTCGTATACAATCCTGAGTCGCGATCTAAATGAAAACTTTATCAGGATCAACCCTCTTCACGTTGCCATAACATCCAAAGATTTTAGTCGGCTGGATTTGGCGGCACTAAAAAACCGACCGGAGATTGAGACGGCTGAATTCAGGGATTTTGCCACGCTGAGGATCGAGACGCACCCGGATGACTGGATACCATTGTGGTTATTCGGCGTGGAAGATTTCAATAATTTTAATCTAGCGCGAATTTTTGACCAAAAAGGCAACAGTGGGACTACGACACCCGAAGACGGGGCTATGTTAATCGAACGTGACGGACTTCGCTTCTCTGATTTGAAGGCCGGTTCTCCTGCACGCGTTCGTGCAGGCGGCAGGGTCGTTGATGTTCCGGTTGCTGGCATCAGTTTTGATCCAGCCCAGTCGCCGGGCACACAAGACCACTTGATTTATGCGTATGTGAATAAAAAGACGTACTCGGAAATTACCGGCGAGGCAGCCAACCAGCGATTGATCATTCGTTTTAAGAATGTAAAAACAAAACAAGAAGTTCAGGCTGCCGCAGACGGTCTTGTTAATTATTTTAAATCTCTGGGTATAGCAGTTGATGCAGTTAAGATACCTAAATTTATGGAGCATCCCCACCAGTGGCAGTTAAACACCCTGCTGTTTATGGAGGGGAGCATCGGTTTCCTTGCGTTTTTTTTGGGCGCTGTGCTGGTTTCTCAATTAATAGCGGCTATCCTGGCTAAGCAAATACGGCAAATCGGCATTCTCAAGGCCATCGGTGCATCGCAGTTCAAAGTCTTTCAAATCTATTTGGCGATGGTATTGGTCTTAGGAGTTATATCCGGCGTGATTGCAATACCGCTTGCGGTCAAGTTTGGCTATGCATACGCTTACTTTGTGGCGGATGTCCTTAATTTCGAAGTCCTTACCACATCCCTGCCGCATCATTTGTATTTTTATCTCATAGCCGCGAGCCTGTTGCTGCCGGTCTTACTGTCCCTTCCGGCTATTTTAAAAGGGACGAGGATATCGGTCCGCGAAGCGTTAAGCGATTACGGCATTCAACAGGACGCGGTCGCGAAAAAGTCCAGGATCATTGATAAATTGCCGCTTCCGAGAAATCTCGTATTGGCCTTCGAGAATACCATGCGCCGCAAAAAACGTCTTGCGATTACGGTAGCTGCTATGGCCCTCGGCGTGGCGATTTTTAGCACAGGGTTCAATGTGCAGCAATCCCTCAATGACCTCCTGTCGGACGTGAACAACAGTATGAAACATGATGTCCAGGTGGTGTTGATCAACCAGATACCGAAAGAAGAGGCGCTGAAATATTTTAGCGGCATTGGCAACATAAGCCGGATAGAAACATGGAATGGCGGCCGCGGCGGAATGCAATCCATGGTCGTCTCAACGGATGCCGGAGTAGGAATCATCGCCCTTCCTTACAACAGTGATCTCCTTGCCTTCAGGTCCATCAATGGGCGCTGGCTGAGCGGTCCGACCGAGCCTGAGATAGTGATGAACCATGAGGCGGCAGAGATTTACGATAATCCGGCAATCGGCAGTTATCATACGTTGAGCGTCAGGGGGAACCAATTAAAGGCAAAGCTGGTCGGGATCGTTGAAGAACTTGAAAAGCCGAAGATTTATATGGCCCAGGAGCAGTATGATGCCTTCGCCAATCCGAACCACTATGTCAACAGCTTGATGTTTGTCGCCAAGGACAAAAGCTATGACAAGGTAATAGCCCTGAAAAAGGATATAGAGAAGGCGATTGAACCGTCCAACCTGCAAGTTCTCTATGTGATGATGCAGGCGGAGCGGGTAAAAATTATTTACGACCACTTGAAAATAATTTTCGTGACAATCGTTTTCTTTGCCTTGCTGGTGCTGGTTGTCAGCGCCATAGGAATGGCATCGGCCACGAGCATTAATATCATGGAGAGGACCCGTGAGATTGGCGTGCTGAGGGCAATCGGCGCCACTCCTAAAATCATCTACAATCTGTTTGTTGCCGAAGGAATGATAGTGAGCGTTATCAGTATTTTCTTTGGATTGTTATTATCGTGGCCGCTCAGTATTGTTGCTTCAAAGTTTTTCGGCAACTTAATGCTGGAAGTCGCGCTTCGTTATTCATTTAGCAAGATCGGCTTTGTGATAACCCTGATTGCAACTTTAATTTTCGGCTGGATAGCCAGCCGTATTCCGGCGCGCAGGGCAATTAAGGTATCGACCCGGGAAGCACTGACGTATGAGTAGACAGGAGGCGAATATGTCGCGGAGAGAGGGTAAAGAAAATATGCTTGTGATAGAAAAGTCCTGCTACCGGAAAAAAGAAAGCTTTCAATTAAGCATATCTGTCACAGGTGATGACCGTAAGGATGTTCTGAGCCCGGGGTACTGCAAAGGATTGCAGGGCATTGAACAGTTCTCACACGCACTTATCATTACTTTCGGTTAACTTTTTTCGTTGGGCTGCAACGAAAAAAATCAAGGAGGAAAATGCTGTGAGCAAAATTAACACTGTGGCAATTATCGGCGGTGGTGTGTCGGGATTATCTGCCGGCGGATTACTTTCTCAAAAAGGGATGAGGGTGAAACTCTTTGAAGCCAATGATAAGCTGGGTGGCTGCTGTGCCAACACTGACATTGATGGGTACACTTTTCACGATGGCGCCCTGTATCTGGCCTTTCCCGGGATCCTGGAGCATGTATTTGAGAGATTAGGCCTTGACCGATCTTCGCTCCTGCCGTTACGGAAAATAATCACCATGCAGACGACGACTTTACCAGACGGCACCGTTGTGTCTTTCGGCAACGGGCTTGAAGTGACAATCAGAAGGAAAGGCGAGGCGAAAGAGGGGCAGCTCCAAAAAGAACTTGACAGCATGCTGAAAAAGTGGGAGCCAGTTCGCCGTCTCTTTGCAGACGATATTCTTCGCCACCCGTTCTCATGGTCGCGGCTTATTGTAAAGGGGTGGCGTCATCTGCCCAAATTCCGCGGGTCAGTTGCCTCGGAGATAAATAATCTCTTCAGCGACGGGGCAGTTCGTTCTGCAATGTCAGGCGTGATGCTCTTTTCCGGCATGCCACCTCAGAAAACACCGGTTCTATCCATCTTGGGGCTTGTTGCTATGCTTACGGAGGGATTTTACCTGCCTGAGGGAGGCATGGGAAAAATACCCGAAGCACTAAGCCAGTCTTTAATGAATAATGGCGGTGAAATATTCCTCAATTCGAAGGCGGACAAAATTATCATCAAGAATGGCCGTGTTCATGGGTTGAAAGTTGATGGGCAAGGTCTGGTTGAGGTTGATGCCGTAATATCAACGGCAAGCGGTATGGCTACTTTCAGTTCACTCCTGAATGATGAGGATATACCAAATGGTATGCGACGAAAGGTGCAGAGTGCTCCGTTGTCACACAAAGCATTGGTCATACAGTTGGGACTATCAAACCTTGTAGATGTGCGCAGCCATTCCAACAGCATACTTCCAATGATAGATGACCAATACAAAGTGTTTATGCCAGATGAGGATGATGTGAAATGGCCTGTTTACACAGTGCCTACGGTTACCATGCCGGAGCTGGCGCCTCGTGGTGGAAGCATCATCGAGGTGTTTCCCCCCATACAACAGAATATTCCAGCGGATGATTGGGACACTCAAAAAAAGGAAAGAATAGTCATATCTGCGGTCAGGGCGCTTTCTCGCATACACGACCTTGATATCGCGGTGAAACGGGTGATAGGTCCAAAGGATTTTCAGGATAGAATGCACCTTTACAAAGGGGCGGTCTACGGATTGTCACCAACCGCTGATCTCCGGGCATATTTCCCGCACGATTCTCCAATCAGCGGACTATTTCAGGCGGGACAGACCACATATCCAGGTTATGGTGTAAGTTCTGTAGCAATGTCTGGTATTTTAGCGGCAGAAACAGTGATGAGAACGGAGATGATGTGACCCAAGTCGCGTCTATTGATGAGATGCAGAACCGCAGCGGCGAGTGACTTGGAGGAATGATATTTTACGCATCCTTGATGTCCGGCCTTGGGTAAAGCCCCGCCGCCTTGAGGATATCTGCAATTGCGGTTTCCCATTCAATGGCCTGGATATGCACACCCTTTACGCTGGGGGTCTCAAGGACCTGATGGATGAGCTCTACAGTTATCTTTATCCCTTCGGCCTCCTGCAGTTCACGCGCCCTTTCAATGCTTTTATAAAGTTCGCCTGCTATTTATGTATGAACCCCAAGCCGCCGCATGTTTAATAATACAGGCTATGTTTTTTTGAGACAAGCGCCTAATCTGATGATATAATTTACCTATGGTTAATCTGAAGGACCTTCAGGGTGCCCTTAAGAATATTCAGCCTTTCATCCACAAGACTCCTCTAATCTTTTCGAATTCATTCAGCAAACTTATTGACGCGGAGGTTTATCTTAAGGCGGAAAACCTTCAGAAGACAGGATCTTTTAAGGTGAGAGGCGCGTTCAATAAACTGACCGGCATCAAGGGCGGCAAGGTGATAACTGCGTCAATGGGCAATCATGCTCAGGGTGTTGCGTTTGCTGCAAATGCCCTCGGAATTCACGCCAAGATAGTCATGCCGGTAACATCTCCCATAGTAAAGCAGGAGGCGACAAAAAGCTATGGAGCAGAGGTTGTCCTTCACGGAGAAACTTTTAGCGACGCATTAGTCCATGCGCTTTCACAGAAAGATTATACGTTTATACATGCTTTTGATGATGAAAAGGTCATTGCAGGGCAGGGGACTGTCGGCATTGAGATTATAGAGGATTTAAAAGACATAGATTTTGTAATTATTCCTGTCGGAGGAGGCGGGCTTATCTCAGGCATAGCTGCTGCTGTTAAGGCATTGTCCCCACAAACAAGGATTATAGGCGTCCAGACAGAATCCGCAACATCAGCGTATGATTCGTTCAAGAGCAAAAAAATATCTGACAAGCTGCCCTCGCCAACACTCGCTGATGGAATCGCTGTAGGAAGGATAGGAGAAAAGGCATTTGAGATAATGAATAAATATGTTGATGAAGTGCTCCTCGTGAAAGAAGACTCAATTGCAATGGCAATACTGCTCTTTCTTGAACGGAAAAAACTTGTTGTTGAAGGAGCAGGCGCAGTGCCATTGGCAGCATTGATAGAAAATAAGGATAAATTTAAAGGCAGGAAAATAGTCCTTGTTGTCAGTGGCGGCAACATAGATTTCACGCTTATCGACAGGATAATCCACAAAGGGCTTGTATCAAGCGGAAGGATAGGGGTCTTTGAGGTTGTTGTTGATGACATTCCGGGAAGCCTGCATTACGTGACCGGAGTCATAGCGTCTCACAGGGGCAATGTGCTGAGTGTTGTCCATGACAGGCTTGCAGGCGATCTGTCTGTAGGCAAGACCAAAGTTGTATTCACAGTGGAGGTAAAAGGCAGGGAGCATCTGGATGAGATACTTTCTGACCTTGAGATAAAAGGGTTCGGAGTGAGAAGATATAAATGAGCGATTCTTCTCTGCACAGACAGAGAATGGGGATTAAGCAGAATATAATAGCTTGAAAAATTTTACAACTGGGATTATCCTATTACTGAGACACAGTGAAACAGGCATGATGCAGAATAACTGCTTATGCCGGATATAATTTAAAAATGCCTTATGGAACAAGGAGACGCTTATGAAAAAGCTTATTTTTATTGTCCTTATGGTTTTTGCCTTATCTGCTGTATATGACATAAGCTTTGCAGCGGAAAACTCAGAATATTCAAAGGCTCTTAAATATTACAACAGCAAAAAATTCAAAGAGGCTGTTGAGCTTTTAAAAGAGCAGGAGCAAAAGAATCCAACCCCGTCAGGCTATTACCTGCTTGGCTATTCGCTTTATAAGCTCGGAAAATTTGAAGAGGCTAATGAATACTTTAAAGAGGCATACCTGCTTGACCCTGATTTTTCGCTTGAAAAAGCCGGGCTGATAAAGAAAACGCCTGAGGCTAAACCTGAAGAGGCAGAAAAGCCGCCTGTCTCTGAAGCAAAGGAAAAGCAGCCTCAAAAACCTGAAGCTGCAAAAGATGCAAAGGAAAAATCGGCAACTGCCGCTGCGGAAAAGAAACCATCTGCACAAGAGCCACTGAAAGTTGAGCCGCAAAAAGTCGAGCCGTTAAAACCAATGCAGCCTCCTGCGGGATTCCCAACATTCCCGAAACCCGGGAAGGAAATGCCCGGAGTTTCTCCTCAGATGTTGACTGCTATGCTTGCAAGTTTCGGAATTGTCATACTTGCAATTGTTGCAATTTGGGTAGTCTATTATCTGCTCTGTCTGTTCCTTATCGCCAAAAAACTTGCCATCCCTGCGCCGTGGACAGCATGGATTCCAGTTGTCAACCTTTGGACTATCGTTACCTGTGCAGGAAAACCATGGTGGTGGATATTCCTTCTGTTCATCCCGCTCGCAAATTTTTTAATATACATATACCTCTGGATGTGCATATCGGAGAACCGCGGCAAAAGCAAGTGGTTAGGGCTCTTATTACTTATACCGCCTGCTGACCTTGTGCTTTACGGCATACTCGCATTTTCAAAGGGAGCGGAAAAGACAGGCATGATTGAAGACATGCCATAGTAAGAGTCAACCCCCTGAGCAGTAATAGTTAGAAATTATAAGCATCGTTCATGCTGCCTGTTGGTCAAAGACAGGCAGCATGCATATTCAG encodes:
- a CDS encoding PadR family transcriptional regulator, whose product is MSTIDLIILGFLLDRPMNAYELASFITEKQIGRFLKISAPAIYKSCKRLYAAGFLDGEAVKKSGLPEKTVYRINKKGRERFLALMERFSSHFAPFLLDCNAFIWNIEKVEKKHGLKMLRNLRDELSALNQWIPQHEKEESDNLSFAAKAIIKQYRMTISALLRWSEEVIMDYNKLK
- a CDS encoding DMT family protein, whose amino-acid sequence is MPVIAKTTLLLILSNVFMTFAWYAHLKNLNNKAWYIAAMASWSIASVEYLLQVPANRIGYTEMNLSQLKILQEVVTLSVFIPFAVFYMDQPVKMNYLWAGLCLMGAVYFIFKG
- a CDS encoding NAD(P)/FAD-dependent oxidoreductase is translated as MSKINTVAIIGGGVSGLSAGGLLSQKGMRVKLFEANDKLGGCCANTDIDGYTFHDGALYLAFPGILEHVFERLGLDRSSLLPLRKIITMQTTTLPDGTVVSFGNGLEVTIRRKGEAKEGQLQKELDSMLKKWEPVRRLFADDILRHPFSWSRLIVKGWRHLPKFRGSVASEINNLFSDGAVRSAMSGVMLFSGMPPQKTPVLSILGLVAMLTEGFYLPEGGMGKIPEALSQSLMNNGGEIFLNSKADKIIIKNGRVHGLKVDGQGLVEVDAVISTASGMATFSSLLNDEDIPNGMRRKVQSAPLSHKALVIQLGLSNLVDVRSHSNSILPMIDDQYKVFMPDEDDVKWPVYTVPTVTMPELAPRGGSIIEVFPPIQQNIPADDWDTQKKERIVISAVRALSRIHDLDIAVKRVIGPKDFQDRMHLYKGAVYGLSPTADLRAYFPHDSPISGLFQAGQTTYPGYGVSSVAMSGILAAETVMRTEMM
- a CDS encoding methylenetetrahydrofolate reductase, with the translated sequence MAGELYKSIERARELQEAEGIKITVELIHQVLETPSVKGVHIQAIEWETAIADILKAAGLYPRPDIKDA
- a CDS encoding threonine ammonia-lyase → MVNLKDLQGALKNIQPFIHKTPLIFSNSFSKLIDAEVYLKAENLQKTGSFKVRGAFNKLTGIKGGKVITASMGNHAQGVAFAANALGIHAKIVMPVTSPIVKQEATKSYGAEVVLHGETFSDALVHALSQKDYTFIHAFDDEKVIAGQGTVGIEIIEDLKDIDFVIIPVGGGGLISGIAAAVKALSPQTRIIGVQTESATSAYDSFKSKKISDKLPSPTLADGIAVGRIGEKAFEIMNKYVDEVLLVKEDSIAMAILLFLERKKLVVEGAGAVPLAALIENKDKFKGRKIVLVVSGGNIDFTLIDRIIHKGLVSSGRIGVFEVVVDDIPGSLHYVTGVIASHRGNVLSVVHDRLAGDLSVGKTKVVFTVEVKGREHLDEILSDLEIKGFGVRRYK
- a CDS encoding ABC transporter ATP-binding protein, whose product is MSNFIQFNHVSRWFESASGHFDALKNIDLHIEQGKHVAIVGKSGSGKSTLLNMLTGIDHPSQGTVKINSTDVHTLNESRLAKWRGENVGIVFQFFQLIPTLSIRENLLLAMDFVGSIPKNERNNRAEALLAQVGILQHADKLPAALSGGEQQRAAIARALANDPPILVADEPTGNLDSKTTEAIQRLFADLVKNGKTVIVVTHENISNSEYSRIISLSDGAVVSDRKN
- a CDS encoding tetratricopeptide repeat protein; its protein translation is MKKLIFIVLMVFALSAVYDISFAAENSEYSKALKYYNSKKFKEAVELLKEQEQKNPTPSGYYLLGYSLYKLGKFEEANEYFKEAYLLDPDFSLEKAGLIKKTPEAKPEEAEKPPVSEAKEKQPQKPEAAKDAKEKSATAAAEKKPSAQEPLKVEPQKVEPLKPMQPPAGFPTFPKPGKEMPGVSPQMLTAMLASFGIVILAIVAIWVVYYLLCLFLIAKKLAIPAPWTAWIPVVNLWTIVTCAGKPWWWIFLLFIPLANFLIYIYLWMCISENRGKSKWLGLLLLIPPADLVLYGILAFSKGAEKTGMIEDMP
- a CDS encoding radical SAM protein: MDTIEKLKILSNDSQYDLACACGTNKDDRRRRGLDGKWLYPVTLPNGGYSILLKTLLSNACSNDCKYCPLRSENSVRRCTLRPEEVANIFMEYLRKKKVFGLFLSSGVIGNPDYTMDRINAVARILRYKHNFKGYIHLKVIPGASDAAIEDSMKLASAVSLNIEAPGKKRFDLLSDKKDYINDIVRPLKLMARLTMQVQRFSRVKCTTQFIVGASDEPDSEIIESMFGIYKRLKFQRVYFSAYQKGLGHPDIPGEKRLLPDTQNIFMREHRLYQTDFLIRRYGFKNEDIVFDKSGNLSLDKDPKQIWADTHPEFYPIKINIADKEALLRVPGLGLESVARILKARRERKIFGIEDLGIKGRRAEKIKQYAVCG
- a CDS encoding AbrB/MazE/SpoVT family DNA-binding domain-containing protein; the encoded protein is METVKTAVTEIKSRGQLTIPKKIRSASHLEEGQVVSIIPVGDSVIITPKRLELDEARRQIRKIIKASGLSEEALLAGLKEEREKLYKETYAKKKV
- a CDS encoding ABC transporter permease — protein: MHAAIVIIIAAVVAKLKGIIPMNMKVRKVIGDFRVNPGRIVLVIFALIIGLWGVGSILVSYTILSRDLNENFIRINPLHVAITSKDFSRLDLAALKNRPEIETAEFRDFATLRIETHPDDWIPLWLFGVEDFNNFNLARIFDQKGNSGTTTPEDGAMLIERDGLRFSDLKAGSPARVRAGGRVVDVPVAGISFDPAQSPGTQDHLIYAYVNKKTYSEITGEAANQRLIIRFKNVKTKQEVQAAADGLVNYFKSLGIAVDAVKIPKFMEHPHQWQLNTLLFMEGSIGFLAFFLGAVLVSQLIAAILAKQIRQIGILKAIGASQFKVFQIYLAMVLVLGVISGVIAIPLAVKFGYAYAYFVADVLNFEVLTTSLPHHLYFYLIAASLLLPVLLSLPAILKGTRISVREALSDYGIQQDAVAKKSRIIDKLPLPRNLVLAFENTMRRKKRLAITVAAMALGVAIFSTGFNVQQSLNDLLSDVNNSMKHDVQVVLINQIPKEEALKYFSGIGNISRIETWNGGRGGMQSMVVSTDAGVGIIALPYNSDLLAFRSINGRWLSGPTEPEIVMNHEAAEIYDNPAIGSYHTLSVRGNQLKAKLVGIVEELEKPKIYMAQEQYDAFANPNHYVNSLMFVAKDKSYDKVIALKKDIEKAIEPSNLQVLYVMMQAERVKIIYDHLKIIFVTIVFFALLVLVVSAIGMASATSINIMERTREIGVLRAIGATPKIIYNLFVAEGMIVSVISIFFGLLLSWPLSIVASKFFGNLMLEVALRYSFSKIGFVITLIATLIFGWIASRIPARRAIKVSTREALTYE